In the Clostridium sporogenes genome, one interval contains:
- a CDS encoding ABC transporter ATP-binding protein yields the protein MDKSNDVVVSIRDLKMNYGSKEVLKGINLDVHKGEIIGYIGPNGAGKSTTVKIMLGLVKGHEGEVKIFGENISDDNVEYKRKIGYVPENGEIYDNLTAYEYITFLGEIYGMKLEEVNNKAKKLMSLFDIEKAYHSRISSYSKGMRQKLLIISSLIHNPDILFLDEPLSGLDANSVLVFKEVLSKLASEGKTIFYSSHIMEVVQKISSRIILLNNGQIAADGTFEELKEKNMEGSLEQIFNQITGFTKHEEIANEFISVLKEV from the coding sequence ATGGACAAGTCAAATGATGTAGTAGTTTCTATAAGAGATTTAAAAATGAATTATGGAAGTAAAGAGGTATTGAAAGGGATAAATTTAGATGTACATAAAGGTGAAATTATTGGGTATATAGGTCCTAATGGTGCTGGAAAAAGCACTACTGTAAAGATAATGCTTGGTTTAGTTAAAGGGCATGAAGGTGAAGTGAAAATATTTGGAGAAAATATATCTGATGATAATGTAGAATATAAACGTAAAATAGGTTATGTGCCCGAAAATGGAGAAATATATGATAACTTAACAGCTTATGAATATATAACTTTTTTAGGTGAAATATATGGCATGAAATTAGAAGAAGTAAACAATAAAGCAAAGAAACTTATGAGTTTGTTTGATATAGAAAAGGCGTATCACTCAAGAATATCTTCTTATTCAAAGGGTATGAGACAAAAACTTTTAATAATCTCAAGTCTTATTCACAATCCTGATATATTATTTTTAGATGAACCTTTAAGTGGTCTTGATGCAAACAGTGTACTTGTTTTTAAAGAGGTTCTTTCAAAATTGGCATCAGAAGGGAAAACTATATTTTATTCATCTCACATAATGGAAGTTGTTCAGAAAATAAGTAGTAGAATAATATTATTAAATAATGGACAAATTGCAGCAGATGGTACTTTTGAAGAATTAAAAGAAAAGAATATGGAAGGTTCTCTTGAACAAATTTTTAATCAAATAACTGGATTTACAAAACATGAAGAGATTGCAAATGAATTTATCTCCGTACTAAAGGAGGTATAG
- a CDS encoding TIGR04540 family protein yields MRKVYKNPKELASCLKDLVDLYFEDLMTYEKLEEKVSKIVEANENSIYKNDVINTKLANVLGDLRIDVINKIAEEKN; encoded by the coding sequence ATGAGAAAGGTATACAAAAACCCAAAAGAATTAGCTTCATGCTTAAAAGATTTAGTGGATTTATATTTTGAAGATCTTATGACCTATGAAAAGTTAGAAGAAAAAGTTTCTAAAATAGTTGAGGCTAACGAAAATAGCATATATAAAAATGACGTTATAAATACTAAATTAGCTAATGTATTGGGAGATTTGAGAATAGATGTTATAAACAAAATAGCAGAGGAAAAGAATTAA
- a CDS encoding small multi-drug export protein — protein sequence MTKYAIVFFMSMVPIIELRGAIPYSQMYHLPLLQSYIIAIIGNMLPMPFIYLFARKILIWGSNKPITGKFFTWCLEKGGKAGKNLQEKTGEKGMFWALLIFVAIPAPGTGAWTGTLAASLLDMDFKTSILAVMLGVLVAGIIMGTASVGLFSFF from the coding sequence ATGACGAAATATGCAATAGTATTCTTTATGTCCATGGTTCCAATTATAGAATTACGTGGAGCTATACCGTATTCTCAAATGTATCATTTACCTTTGTTGCAATCCTATATTATTGCAATTATAGGAAACATGTTACCCATGCCTTTTATATATCTATTTGCAAGGAAGATTCTTATATGGGGATCTAACAAACCTATTACTGGAAAATTTTTTACATGGTGTTTAGAAAAAGGGGGAAAAGCAGGTAAAAATCTACAAGAAAAAACAGGTGAAAAAGGTATGTTTTGGGCACTACTAATATTTGTTGCAATCCCAGCTCCTGGTACTGGTGCATGGACAGGAACTCTAGCAGCTAGCTTATTAGATATGGATTTTAAAACTAGTATTTTAGCCGTTATGCTTGGAGTATTAGTAGCAGGTATAATCATGGGGACTGCTAGTGTTGGTTTATTTAGCTTTTTTTAA
- a CDS encoding ABC transporter ATP-binding protein/permease translates to MSEDRHDNNPVRKDGTKFSFRQFTKLITTTKPKYYLLVIGVIFLIISSSVQIYVPKLAASLVNNFSKGMDYSLLLKVVLLFIASAIVSAIGGTILGVFGENVIQNLRKTLWIKLTTLKVKYFDTVKAGEISSRLVNDTMQVKQLLAATFPQTLASVILVIGSVYMMIKMDWHMCVAMLVAVPIVIIVMIPIMTFGTKVAHTRQDALAKFNGIASETLSEIRLVKISNAEKQSQTRANNEVDKLFKVGKKEAIFDATMQPFMMMIFMSMVFGLLAYGMHRIAIGAMAIGTLMSFLMYLFNLIGAMPSIATLFSEMAKAAGSTKRVQELLNEEPEDFENAKEIDLSNKELKVENIHFSYEKDEPILTNISFEAKPNQIVAFAGPSGGGKSTIFSLLERFYEPSNGRIKFDDIEITNINLTNYRRQIGFVSQDSAIMAGTIRDNLNYGLDKQFKDEELWNVLELAYARKFVEDMQNGLDTEVGERGVKISGGQRQRIAIARAFLRNPKILMLDEATASLDSESEMMVQKALSNLMKGRTTLVIAHRLATIVDSDKIYFIEKGKVTGSGTHEELVKSHETYAKYVSEQFRVDTSILTA, encoded by the coding sequence ATGAGTGAAGACAGACATGATAATAATCCAGTACGTAAAGATGGAACCAAATTTTCATTTAGACAATTTACCAAATTAATTACAACAACAAAACCTAAATATTATCTTTTGGTTATTGGAGTAATCTTTTTGATTATATCGTCTAGTGTTCAAATTTATGTTCCAAAATTAGCAGCATCTTTAGTAAACAATTTTTCTAAAGGAATGGATTATTCGCTATTATTAAAAGTTGTTTTGTTATTTATTGCTTCTGCAATTGTTTCAGCAATTGGTGGAACTATATTAGGGGTTTTTGGTGAAAATGTCATTCAGAATTTAAGAAAAACACTATGGATAAAATTAACTACATTAAAAGTAAAATATTTTGATACAGTGAAAGCTGGTGAAATATCAAGCCGTTTGGTAAATGATACTATGCAAGTAAAACAACTACTTGCTGCTACTTTTCCACAAACCTTAGCCAGTGTAATACTTGTTATTGGATCAGTATATATGATGATTAAAATGGATTGGCATATGTGTGTGGCTATGTTAGTTGCAGTACCAATTGTCATAATTGTAATGATCCCAATTATGACATTCGGAACAAAAGTTGCTCATACTAGACAAGATGCACTTGCAAAGTTTAATGGAATTGCGAGTGAAACATTAAGTGAAATTAGACTAGTAAAAATATCTAATGCAGAAAAACAATCACAAACACGTGCAAATAATGAAGTAGATAAATTATTTAAAGTGGGAAAGAAAGAAGCAATCTTTGATGCAACAATGCAACCATTTATGATGATGATATTTATGAGTATGGTTTTTGGTCTACTTGCTTATGGTATGCATCGAATTGCTATAGGCGCAATGGCAATAGGAACATTAATGAGCTTTTTAATGTATTTATTTAATTTAATTGGAGCAATGCCTAGTATTGCAACCTTGTTCTCAGAAATGGCTAAAGCTGCTGGTTCAACAAAGCGTGTACAAGAATTACTTAATGAAGAACCAGAAGATTTTGAAAATGCTAAAGAAATTGATTTGTCCAATAAGGAACTTAAGGTGGAAAATATCCATTTCTCCTATGAAAAAGATGAACCAATATTGACTAATATATCCTTTGAAGCAAAGCCAAATCAAATTGTTGCTTTTGCAGGTCCATCAGGTGGTGGTAAGTCAACAATTTTTAGTTTACTTGAAAGATTTTATGAACCTAGCAATGGAAGGATTAAATTTGATGATATAGAAATAACAAATATTAATTTGACAAATTATCGTAGACAAATTGGATTCGTTTCTCAGGATAGTGCAATTATGGCAGGAACTATTCGTGATAATTTAAATTATGGTCTTGATAAACAATTTAAAGATGAAGAACTTTGGAATGTATTAGAACTTGCATATGCACGAAAATTTGTAGAAGATATGCAAAATGGTCTTGACACAGAAGTTGGTGAACGTGGAGTGAAAATTTCCGGTGGTCAACGTCAACGTATTGCAATTGCTCGTGCCTTCTTACGTAATCCGAAAATTTTGATGTTAGATGAAGCAACAGCAAGCCTTGATAGTGAATCAGAAATGATGGTACAAAAGGCTCTCTCTAACTTAATGAAAGGTCGTACAACACTTGTTATTGCTCATAGATTAGCTACTATTGTGGATAGTGATAAAATATATTTTATTGAAAAAGGTAAAGTAACAGGTAGCGGAACCCATGAAGAACTTGTAAAAAGCCACGAAACCTATGCAAAATATGTTAGTGAGCAGTTTCGAGTTGATACTTCGATACTTACAGCTTAG
- a CDS encoding MarR family transcriptional regulator, with translation MHKNNILKNLMHIARQPFMFFRDEVEEKTDNAFETLRLLANEENVTAGRIAEYLDIKPSSVTQIIKKLEDVGTAERVKSEEDARVTYVLITDKGRESLKDRGDISENLKVKLFKGFKEDELEKLDDYLTRILENVSSEDFQKKLNEIFSDDKMWQQFGKMSAHFGRAREHIIREHMLNHSDFGGFRGFGSHGRFGERRHK, from the coding sequence ATGCATAAAAATAATATATTAAAGAATTTAATGCACATCGCCAGACAACCATTTATGTTCTTTAGGGATGAGGTGGAAGAGAAGACAGATAATGCTTTTGAAACATTACGCTTATTGGCCAATGAAGAAAATGTTACGGCGGGTCGTATTGCTGAATACTTAGATATCAAACCATCTAGTGTAACTCAGATTATTAAAAAACTCGAGGACGTAGGAACAGCTGAACGTGTAAAATCTGAAGAAGATGCTAGGGTTACTTATGTATTGATAACTGATAAAGGACGAGAAAGTCTAAAAGATAGAGGGGATATCTCAGAAAACTTGAAAGTTAAGTTATTTAAAGGTTTTAAAGAAGATGAACTTGAAAAGTTAGATGATTATTTAACTCGTATATTAGAAAATGTTTCAAGTGAAGATTTCCAAAAAAAATTAAATGAAATTTTCAGCGATGATAAAATGTGGCAGCAATTTGGTAAAATGTCAGCACACTTCGGACGTGCTCGCGAACATATTATTAGGGAACATATGTTAAATCACAGTGACTTTGGTGGCTTTAGAGGTTTCGGCAGTCACGGAAGATTTGGAGAAAGGAGACATAAATAA
- a CDS encoding retron St85 family RNA-directed DNA polymerase: MIDNKQNYRETINQMGKKEFTLIKMQEYGFWPKDLPTPYERQENETKEQYAQRKDLLKKYQKVADEITKLYEEKEKINEKLRELQKKYNETWDYEKIRLDVSKTIMEESIKRRAERKKQRELEKQQRSEAWQKTKEDKIVFIGKGYSGSLQDVETNIEKLEAQELPIIKDDKELAEFLSIEYKKLRFLVYHRDVVSVDNYHRYTIPKKKGGVRNIAAPKSLLKSAQRKILEDILSKLPVSEYAHGFLKEKSVVSGAKAHESRPELLINIDLEDFFPTITFERVRGMFKSFGYSGYVASLLAMICTYCERMEIEVRGETKYVKTSHRILPQGSPASPMITNIICAKLDKRLSGLASKYSFTYTRYADDMSFSFMNENTDLTYGRLIGLISKIVKEEGFNINKNKTKFLRKNNRQCITGIVINNEEIGVQKKWIKNLRAAIYNANKLKNNGQIPSYKTIKEISGMTSWIKSVNSEKYKNIIDDAMDLINSLE, from the coding sequence ATGATTGACAATAAACAAAACTATAGAGAAACTATAAATCAAATGGGTAAAAAAGAATTTACCCTTATAAAGATGCAAGAATATGGATTTTGGCCAAAAGATTTGCCTACACCTTATGAAAGACAAGAAAATGAGACTAAAGAACAGTATGCACAAAGAAAAGATTTATTAAAGAAATACCAAAAGGTAGCGGATGAAATTACTAAGTTATATGAAGAAAAAGAAAAAATAAATGAAAAATTAAGAGAGCTTCAAAAAAAGTACAATGAAACTTGGGATTATGAAAAAATTAGATTAGATGTATCTAAAACTATAATGGAAGAGTCTATTAAAAGACGTGCTGAAAGAAAAAAACAAAGAGAACTTGAAAAGCAACAAAGGTCTGAAGCATGGCAAAAAACAAAGGAAGATAAGATTGTATTTATCGGAAAAGGATATTCAGGGTCACTTCAAGATGTAGAAACAAATATTGAAAAATTAGAAGCACAAGAACTGCCTATTATAAAGGATGATAAAGAGTTAGCTGAGTTTCTTAGTATAGAATATAAAAAGTTAAGATTTTTGGTTTATCATAGAGATGTAGTTTCTGTTGATAACTATCACAGATATACTATTCCTAAGAAAAAAGGTGGAGTACGTAATATTGCAGCACCTAAATCATTACTTAAAAGTGCTCAAAGAAAAATCTTAGAAGATATTTTATCAAAGCTTCCAGTAAGTGAATATGCACATGGATTCTTAAAAGAAAAATCAGTTGTTTCAGGAGCAAAAGCTCACGAGAGTAGACCAGAATTATTAATTAATATTGATTTGGAGGATTTCTTTCCAACCATTACTTTTGAAAGAGTAAGAGGAATGTTTAAAAGTTTTGGATACTCAGGTTATGTTGCATCATTATTGGCTATGATTTGTACATATTGTGAAAGAATGGAAATAGAGGTTAGAGGAGAAACTAAGTACGTTAAAACATCACACAGAATTTTACCTCAAGGTTCACCAGCAAGTCCTATGATTACAAATATTATTTGTGCAAAGTTGGATAAAAGATTAAGTGGACTAGCATCTAAATATAGTTTCACATATACTAGATATGCAGATGATATGAGTTTTAGTTTTATGAATGAAAACACAGATTTAACTTATGGAAGATTAATTGGATTAATTTCAAAGATAGTAAAAGAAGAAGGCTTTAATATAAACAAAAATAAAACAAAATTCTTACGCAAAAATAATCGTCAATGTATAACTGGTATTGTAATAAACAATGAAGAAATTGGAGTTCAAAAGAAATGGATTAAAAATTTAAGAGCTGCAATTTATAATGCCAATAAACTTAAAAACAATGGACAAATACCATCATATAAAACAATAAAGGAAATATCAGGAATGACCTCCTGGATAAAAAGTGTAAACTCAGAAAAATACAAAAATATAATAGATGATGCCATGGATTTAATAAATAGCTTAGAATAA